The following coding sequences lie in one Paracidovorax avenae genomic window:
- a CDS encoding LysR substrate-binding domain-containing protein, with protein MTNPSLLLNGADRIELLQTFVRIVDSGSLSAAARQLGTTQPTVSRRLQALERGMGLRLLQRSTHGMKLTEDGERCFTHARELLEQWQAMESDLRGAHDTPRGLLRVQAPHAFGQDQLIAPLAAFLRRYPEVSVEWLLHDRQPDFITEGIDCAIQVGPVRDPSVVATYVAEVPRIVVASPGLLEAHGGAPPHPQGLGALPWLALRTYYLREVELHPEADDAPAPAATAKPDGTAGPQSIAIRPRMATDSLHALRNAALSGLGAALVSAWVVQDDLRAGRLVHVVPGWTAAPLPVHLVYPPTRHPPARLRVFLEAMREAIPSIAGMQARRVAPSGPSLRPRR; from the coding sequence ATGACCAACCCGTCCCTGCTCCTGAACGGTGCCGACCGCATCGAGTTGCTGCAGACCTTCGTCCGCATCGTGGACAGCGGCAGCCTGTCCGCAGCAGCGCGGCAGCTCGGCACCACCCAGCCCACCGTCAGCCGCCGCCTGCAGGCACTGGAGCGCGGCATGGGCCTGCGGCTGCTGCAGCGCTCCACCCACGGCATGAAGCTCACGGAAGATGGCGAGCGCTGCTTCACCCACGCCAGGGAACTGCTGGAGCAGTGGCAGGCGATGGAGTCGGACCTGCGCGGCGCGCACGACACGCCCCGCGGCCTGCTGCGCGTGCAGGCCCCGCACGCCTTCGGTCAGGACCAGCTGATCGCGCCTCTGGCGGCCTTCCTGCGCCGGTACCCCGAGGTTTCGGTCGAATGGCTGCTGCACGACCGCCAGCCGGACTTCATCACCGAGGGCATCGATTGCGCGATCCAGGTGGGGCCGGTGCGGGATCCGTCCGTCGTCGCCACGTACGTGGCCGAGGTGCCCCGCATCGTCGTGGCCTCGCCAGGCCTGCTGGAGGCGCACGGCGGCGCCCCGCCGCACCCGCAGGGCCTGGGCGCCCTCCCCTGGCTGGCCCTGCGCACCTATTACCTGCGCGAGGTAGAGCTGCATCCCGAGGCAGATGACGCCCCCGCGCCGGCCGCCACGGCGAAGCCGGACGGCACCGCCGGGCCGCAGTCCATCGCCATCCGCCCGAGGATGGCCACCGACAGCCTCCATGCGCTGCGCAACGCGGCACTGTCGGGCCTGGGCGCGGCCCTGGTGTCGGCCTGGGTGGTGCAGGACGACCTGCGCGCGGGCCGCCTGGTGCATGTCGTGCCGGGCTGGACGGCCGCCCCCCTGCCCGTGCATCTGGTCTATCCGCCCACCCGCCACCCGCCGGCGCGCCTGCGCGTCTTCCTCGAGGCGATGCGCGAAGCGATTCCGTCGATCGCCGGCATGCAGGCGCGGCGCGTGGCACCATCCGGCCCATCCTTGCGACCACGACGATGA
- a CDS encoding MFS transporter yields MTSIHPAHNSPGPAPASPGGAVQPAEVPAALVLLLATTAGVSVASLYYSQPMLGVLGPDIHADARSVGFVPTLTQLGYALGILLLAPLGDRYDRRRIILAKAALLAAALMASAMAPGIAALLAASLAIGLSATLAQDVVPAAATVAAPHARGKVVGTVMTGLLLGILLSRVVSGLGAAAFGWRAVYGAAAAAVALLGVAAWRWLPRFAPTTHLGYGALLASMAGLWRSQRPLRRAALAQGLLSVAFSAFWSTLAVMLHSEFHWGSAAAGAFGLAGAAGALAAPLAGRLADRRGPGLVTRLGSGLALVSFASLLAAQWLPGWAQLGLLVASAIGFDFGIQAALVAHQTLVYGLEPAARSRLNALLFTGVFIGMAAGSALGALAMARWGWSGVALLATLASAGALAVRMADARGRAARG; encoded by the coding sequence ATGACTTCCATTCATCCAGCGCATAACTCCCCTGGTCCGGCTCCGGCATCCCCGGGCGGTGCCGTGCAGCCCGCCGAGGTGCCGGCGGCATTGGTCCTGCTGCTGGCCACCACCGCCGGCGTAAGCGTGGCGTCGCTCTACTACAGCCAGCCGATGCTCGGCGTGCTGGGACCGGACATCCATGCGGACGCGCGCTCCGTCGGCTTCGTGCCCACCCTCACGCAACTGGGCTATGCGCTCGGCATCCTGCTGCTCGCCCCGCTGGGCGACCGGTACGACCGGCGCCGCATCATCCTCGCCAAGGCCGCGCTGCTGGCCGCGGCGCTGATGGCCAGCGCCATGGCCCCCGGCATCGCCGCGCTGCTGGCCGCCAGCCTGGCCATCGGCCTGTCCGCCACGCTCGCGCAGGACGTGGTGCCGGCCGCGGCCACGGTGGCGGCGCCGCATGCACGCGGCAAGGTGGTGGGCACGGTGATGACGGGCCTGCTGCTGGGCATCCTGCTGTCGCGGGTGGTGAGCGGCCTGGGCGCGGCAGCGTTCGGCTGGCGTGCCGTGTACGGCGCTGCCGCCGCCGCGGTCGCACTGCTGGGCGTGGCCGCCTGGCGCTGGCTGCCGCGCTTCGCGCCCACCACCCACCTGGGATACGGCGCGCTGCTCGCCTCCATGGCCGGGCTGTGGCGGTCGCAGCGCCCACTGCGCCGCGCAGCGCTGGCACAGGGGCTGCTGTCGGTCGCGTTCAGTGCTTTCTGGTCCACGCTCGCCGTGATGCTGCACAGCGAGTTCCACTGGGGCAGTGCGGCCGCGGGCGCCTTCGGTCTCGCCGGAGCGGCCGGTGCGCTCGCAGCGCCGCTGGCAGGCCGTCTGGCCGACCGCCGCGGGCCCGGCCTGGTCACGCGACTCGGATCGGGGCTGGCACTGGTCTCGTTCGCCTCGCTGCTGGCCGCGCAATGGCTTCCCGGCTGGGCGCAGCTCGGCCTGCTGGTGGCCAGCGCCATCGGCTTCGATTTCGGCATCCAGGCGGCGCTGGTGGCCCACCAGACCCTCGTCTATGGCCTGGAGCCCGCCGCGCGCAGCCGGCTGAATGCCCTGCTGTTCACCGGCGTGTTCATCGGCATGGCCGCGGGATCCGCGCTCGGCGCACTGGCCATGGCCCGCTGGGGCTGGTCCGGCGTGGCCCTGCTGGCCACGCTGGCCAGTGCGGGCGCGCTGGCCGTGCGCATGGCCGATGCGCGCGGCCGGGCTGCCCGGGGCTGA
- a CDS encoding ATP-binding protein, whose product MSVPSPTHSDFLRTAGEMSERVRRHDWSSTPLGPMESWPEALRVAVQMVLASRFPKCLAWGPEMVSIYNDAFRVILGAKPEALGRSFFDVWAEAWDTIGPLAGRALAGESVFMEDFPLVVRRQDYDEQAYFTFCYSPVCDGAGTVVGFMDTVVETTGKFLAQQRLQDLAATLEQQVADRTADRNRLWLLSDAMLVVTRLDGTIAAVNPAWQATLGYPEDETIGRRILSFIHDDEAVRVPGDVQRLAEAVRHQATLRFRHRSGADRWIDWTAVPGDGFVQAVGRDVTDERARTEALLQSQERVRHSQKMEAIGQLTGGIAHDFNNMLQGVVLPLQLIGQRHARGHMDDIPRYVEAGLSSARRAAALTQRLLAFSRRQPLDVRPVDVAASIRNLEPMLANTCGENTRLDIDLPAELWPVLTDVHQLESAVLNLAINARDAMPEGGRLRITGGNIGEAQALPPQEREALGLPPGDLVRLQVSDTGHGMSKEVLDLAFDPFFTTKPIGQGTGLGLSMIYGYMRQSGGAVALESEVGRGTCVSLYFPRSSEQVSGDAPASLDSAEAGKRPDSVLVVEDDATVREFVCELLRDLGFQVMSARTGAEGMAMLSGAIHFDLLVSDVGLPGPNGRQVADFARERLPGILVLLMTGYAEQAAMDPGFLATHRMELIVKPFDAQALVQKVLDMVGTPGR is encoded by the coding sequence ATGAGTGTTCCTTCCCCCACGCATTCCGACTTCCTGCGGACCGCCGGCGAGATGAGCGAGCGGGTGCGCAGGCACGACTGGTCCTCCACGCCGCTCGGCCCCATGGAATCCTGGCCCGAGGCGCTGCGGGTGGCGGTGCAGATGGTGCTGGCGTCGCGCTTCCCCAAGTGCCTGGCCTGGGGGCCGGAAATGGTCTCCATCTACAACGACGCCTTCCGCGTCATCCTGGGGGCCAAGCCGGAAGCGCTGGGCCGTTCTTTCTTCGATGTCTGGGCCGAGGCATGGGACACGATCGGGCCGCTGGCCGGGCGCGCGCTCGCCGGGGAATCGGTCTTCATGGAGGATTTTCCGCTCGTCGTGCGCCGCCAGGACTACGACGAGCAGGCCTACTTCACCTTCTGCTACAGCCCGGTCTGCGATGGGGCCGGCACCGTGGTGGGCTTCATGGACACGGTCGTGGAGACCACCGGCAAGTTCCTGGCCCAGCAGCGGCTGCAGGACCTGGCTGCCACGCTGGAGCAGCAGGTGGCCGACCGGACGGCCGACCGCAACCGGCTCTGGCTGCTGTCGGACGCCATGCTGGTCGTCACGCGGCTCGACGGCACCATCGCCGCCGTCAATCCCGCCTGGCAGGCCACGCTGGGCTACCCGGAGGACGAGACCATCGGCCGCCGCATCCTCTCCTTCATCCATGACGACGAGGCGGTGCGCGTGCCGGGCGACGTGCAGCGCCTGGCCGAGGCCGTGCGCCACCAGGCCACGCTGCGTTTTCGCCACCGCAGTGGTGCCGACCGCTGGATCGACTGGACGGCGGTGCCCGGCGACGGCTTCGTGCAGGCCGTGGGCCGCGACGTGACCGACGAGCGCGCCCGCACCGAGGCCCTGCTGCAGTCCCAGGAGCGCGTGCGGCACAGCCAGAAGATGGAGGCGATCGGCCAGCTCACGGGCGGCATCGCGCACGACTTCAACAACATGCTGCAGGGCGTGGTGCTGCCGCTGCAACTGATCGGCCAGCGCCATGCGCGCGGCCACATGGACGACATTCCCCGCTACGTGGAGGCCGGCCTGTCGTCGGCCCGGCGCGCCGCCGCCCTCACGCAGCGGCTGCTGGCCTTCTCCCGGCGCCAGCCGCTGGACGTGCGGCCCGTCGATGTGGCCGCATCCATCCGCAACCTCGAGCCCATGCTGGCCAATACCTGCGGCGAGAACACGCGGCTGGATATCGACCTTCCCGCGGAGCTCTGGCCCGTGCTCACCGATGTGCACCAGCTCGAGAGCGCGGTGCTCAACCTCGCCATCAACGCCCGCGACGCCATGCCCGAGGGCGGCCGGCTGCGCATCACCGGGGGCAACATCGGCGAAGCGCAGGCGCTGCCGCCGCAGGAGCGCGAGGCGCTCGGGCTGCCGCCGGGCGACCTGGTGCGCCTGCAGGTGAGCGACACGGGCCACGGCATGTCCAAGGAAGTGCTGGACCTGGCCTTCGATCCGTTCTTCACCACCAAGCCGATCGGCCAGGGCACGGGGCTGGGCCTGTCGATGATCTACGGCTACATGCGCCAGTCGGGCGGCGCCGTGGCGCTGGAGAGCGAAGTGGGGCGCGGCACCTGCGTGTCGCTCTACTTCCCGCGCTCGTCCGAACAGGTCAGCGGCGACGCGCCGGCCAGCCTGGACAGCGCAGAGGCGGGCAAGCGCCCGGACTCGGTCCTGGTGGTGGAGGACGACGCCACGGTGCGCGAATTCGTCTGCGAACTGCTGCGCGACCTCGGCTTCCAGGTGATGTCGGCCCGAACGGGGGCCGAGGGCATGGCGATGCTGTCGGGCGCGATCCACTTCGACCTCCTCGTGTCGGACGTGGGGCTGCCCGGGCCCAACGGCCGGCAGGTGGCGGACTTCGCGCGCGAGCGCCTGCCCGGCATCCTGGTGCTGCTGATGACGGGCTACGCCGAGCAGGCCGCCATGGACCCCGGCTTCCTGGCCACCCACCGGATGGAGCTCATCGTCAAGCCATTCGATGCCCAGGCGCTGGTGCAGAAGGTGCTGGACATGGTGGGCACGCCCGGCCGCTGA
- a CDS encoding helix-turn-helix domain-containing protein, with product MDAPAICSATPCANPVERRPSAWPGPPMGCFRLERTGTTQIGMVPVDTVTLWTGGTCDVEMRCDGQRRNWRRTSGMVDLLPAGAVVSDVRWRGDAMECTWLHLDGALAQGREGMPARTGVRDPHITDLMQRLQAEALAGMPLGAAYVQALALTLASYLRGRYGDGSGHGRLAAPSSGPQLRGQWERLRLYIDEHIGQPISVAEMARTTGYSTHHFARLFRQCFQKSPHQYVIERRIERARQLLLDPGRSVADVAAECGFATQAHLSSAFRRRLGLTPGEFRAGRG from the coding sequence ATGGATGCTCCCGCCATCTGCTCCGCCACCCCCTGCGCGAACCCGGTGGAACGCAGGCCCTCCGCCTGGCCCGGCCCGCCCATGGGCTGCTTCCGGCTCGAGCGGACGGGCACCACCCAGATCGGCATGGTGCCGGTGGACACGGTCACGCTCTGGACCGGCGGAACCTGCGACGTCGAAATGCGCTGCGACGGCCAGCGCCGCAACTGGCGCCGCACGAGCGGCATGGTGGATCTGCTGCCGGCGGGCGCGGTGGTGAGCGACGTGCGCTGGAGGGGCGATGCCATGGAATGCACCTGGCTCCACCTGGACGGCGCGCTGGCGCAGGGCCGGGAAGGGATGCCGGCACGTACCGGCGTGCGGGATCCGCACATCACCGACCTGATGCAGCGGCTGCAGGCCGAGGCACTGGCGGGCATGCCACTGGGAGCGGCCTACGTCCAGGCCCTCGCGCTCACGCTGGCCAGCTACCTGCGCGGACGCTACGGGGACGGCTCCGGCCACGGGCGCCTGGCGGCACCCTCCAGCGGGCCGCAGCTGCGCGGGCAGTGGGAGCGCCTGCGGCTCTACATCGACGAGCACATCGGGCAGCCCATTTCCGTGGCCGAGATGGCACGCACGACCGGCTACAGCACGCACCACTTCGCCCGGCTGTTCCGGCAGTGTTTCCAGAAGTCGCCGCACCAGTACGTGATCGAGCGGCGCATCGAGCGGGCCCGGCAGCTGCTGCTCGACCCGGGCCGGTCCGTGGCGGACGTCGCCGCCGAGTGCGGGTTCGCCACCCAGGCCCACCTGAGCAGCGCATTCAGGCGCCGGCTGGGCCTCACCCCGGGCGAGTTCCGCGCGGGGCGGGGGTGA
- a CDS encoding methionine ABC transporter ATP-binding protein, with the protein MIDLRGITQIYQGPSGPVEALRGIDLHIQPGEVFGIIGRSGAGKSSLVRVINLLNRPTAGEVIVAGRDLTKLGDAELRAARRDIGMVFQHFNLLSSRTVFGNAALPLELAGMDKAAIRERVNPLLELVGLSHLADRYPAQISGGQKQRVGIARALACRPKVLLSDEATSALDPETTRSILALLRQVNEELGLTVVLITHQMQVVKQIADRVAVIDAGRIAEIGPVLDVFTRPRQPITKSLIDEIVPQELPASVLDHVRHLAAQLPEGETGELLRLSYSGERAYQPILSGLIREHRLDLSILHGQIDEIQRQTFGSLAVYASGEPPRLAAAVAQLRAQGVVVDEVKVEAGV; encoded by the coding sequence ATGATCGACTTACGGGGCATCACCCAGATTTACCAGGGGCCGAGCGGGCCCGTGGAAGCCTTGCGGGGCATCGACCTGCACATCCAGCCGGGCGAAGTGTTCGGCATCATCGGGCGCAGCGGCGCGGGCAAGAGCTCGCTGGTGCGCGTCATCAACCTGCTCAACCGGCCCACGGCCGGCGAGGTGATCGTGGCGGGCCGCGATCTCACGAAGCTCGGCGACGCCGAACTGCGCGCGGCGCGCCGCGACATCGGCATGGTGTTCCAGCATTTCAACCTGCTGTCCTCGCGCACGGTGTTCGGCAATGCCGCGCTGCCGCTGGAACTGGCCGGCATGGACAAGGCCGCCATCCGCGAGCGCGTGAACCCGCTGCTCGAACTGGTGGGCCTGTCGCACCTCGCAGACCGCTATCCGGCGCAGATCAGCGGCGGGCAGAAGCAGCGCGTGGGCATCGCCCGGGCGCTGGCCTGCCGGCCGAAGGTGCTGCTCTCGGACGAGGCCACGTCGGCGCTCGACCCGGAAACCACGCGCTCCATCCTGGCCCTCTTGCGGCAGGTGAACGAAGAGCTCGGCCTGACGGTGGTGCTCATCACCCACCAGATGCAGGTCGTCAAGCAGATCGCCGACCGCGTGGCCGTGATCGATGCCGGCCGCATCGCGGAAATCGGCCCCGTGCTGGACGTGTTCACGCGGCCCCGGCAGCCCATCACCAAGAGCCTGATCGACGAGATCGTCCCCCAGGAACTGCCCGCCAGCGTGCTCGACCACGTGCGCCACCTGGCCGCGCAGCTGCCCGAGGGCGAGACGGGCGAGCTGCTGCGCCTGTCGTACTCGGGCGAGCGGGCCTACCAGCCGATCCTCTCCGGACTGATCCGGGAGCACCGCCTGGACCTGTCCATCCTGCACGGCCAGATCGACGAGATCCAGCGCCAGACCTTCGGCTCCCTCGCGGTGTATGCGAGCGGCGAGCCCCCGCGCCTGGCGGCCGCGGTGGCGCAGTTGCGCGCCCAGGGCGTGGTGGTGGACGAAGTGAAAGTGGAAGCGGGAGTCTGA
- a CDS encoding methionine ABC transporter permease, which produces MFENFTEMMLELFATSLWETLVMVGISGVVGALIGIPLGVFLRLTDRGGVLENGPVNKTVGWIVNAVRSTPFIILLVAIIPFTRLITGSSIGTAAAVVPLTIAAAPFVARLVEASLREVDPGLIEAAQAMGATTSQIVWKVLLPEALPGIVAGLTITFVSLTGYSAMAGAIGGGGLGDLGIRYGYQRFLPDIMLAVVVVLIFFVQAVQSLGDWAVRRLSHR; this is translated from the coding sequence ATGTTCGAGAACTTTACGGAAATGATGCTGGAGCTGTTCGCCACCTCGCTGTGGGAAACGCTCGTCATGGTGGGCATCTCGGGCGTGGTCGGGGCGCTGATCGGCATTCCCCTGGGCGTGTTCCTGCGCCTGACCGACCGCGGCGGCGTGCTGGAGAACGGCCCCGTCAACAAGACCGTGGGCTGGATCGTGAACGCCGTGCGCTCCACGCCGTTCATCATCCTGCTGGTGGCCATCATCCCGTTCACGCGGCTCATCACCGGGTCGTCCATCGGCACCGCGGCGGCCGTGGTGCCACTCACCATCGCCGCGGCGCCCTTCGTGGCCCGGCTGGTCGAGGCCTCGCTGCGCGAGGTGGATCCGGGCCTGATCGAGGCCGCCCAGGCCATGGGCGCGACCACCTCCCAGATCGTCTGGAAGGTGCTGCTGCCCGAGGCGCTGCCCGGCATCGTGGCCGGCCTCACGATCACCTTCGTCAGCCTGACCGGCTATTCGGCCATGGCGGGCGCCATCGGCGGCGGCGGGCTGGGCGACCTGGGCATCCGCTACGGATACCAGCGGTTCCTGCCGGACATCATGCTGGCCGTGGTGGTCGTGCTGATCTTCTTCGTGCAGGCCGTGCAGAGCCTGGGCGACTGGGCGGTGCGCCGGCTGAGCCACCGCTGA
- a CDS encoding efflux transporter outer membrane subunit has translation MRTLAMMPLLALLSACTLAPPLERPAPPVPAVFPDYGGHAVAAASPSPGASRRSDVSAADLGWRDMFEDPRLQRLIAAALQHNRDLRLAALQAEAVQAQYRIQRSARWPEVALDASASRERGARSGIGADAAGSSGSTGAAGAAVSGQAALSVGVSAFELDLFGRVRSLSDAALARYLASEHGHRAARIALVGAVADAYFAQRLAQEQLRLTGRTLADWRQSLELARLWRQAGQSSGLDVVQAEGQVASAEADLEARQRALDQADNALRLLLGSDPPAGLPEPLSLEARPVAARLPAGLPSGLLLARPDLLQAEQALVAAHADVGAARAAFFPRIALTASVGRASDSLGGLFDAGWGTWRFAPQITQPLFDRGRLRGELRLAQVRRSEAVVQYERAIQVAFREVADALAGAATYGRQIDAQARTVASAARRVELSELRYRAGTEGRLELLDARRQQYAAQQALLDLRRAELGNAVALYKALGGGLAERGPWPVAALQPGGTAP, from the coding sequence ATGCGCACCCTTGCGATGATGCCTCTCCTGGCGCTGCTGTCGGCCTGCACGCTGGCGCCTCCGCTGGAGCGGCCGGCCCCTCCGGTGCCCGCGGTCTTCCCGGACTACGGCGGCCATGCCGTTGCCGCCGCCTCTCCCTCGCCAGGTGCCTCCAGGCGTTCGGACGTGTCCGCTGCCGACCTGGGCTGGCGCGACATGTTCGAAGACCCGCGCCTGCAGCGGCTGATCGCTGCGGCGCTGCAGCACAACCGCGACCTGCGGCTGGCGGCGCTGCAGGCCGAAGCCGTGCAGGCGCAGTACCGTATCCAGCGCTCCGCGCGCTGGCCCGAGGTGGCGCTGGACGCCTCCGCGTCGCGCGAGCGCGGGGCCCGATCCGGCATTGGAGCCGATGCGGCCGGATCTTCAGGATCCACAGGAGCCGCAGGCGCGGCGGTCTCCGGGCAGGCGGCCTTGAGCGTGGGCGTGAGCGCGTTCGAGCTGGACCTGTTCGGCCGCGTGCGGTCGCTGTCCGATGCGGCGCTGGCGCGGTACCTGGCCAGCGAGCATGGCCACCGCGCCGCGCGGATCGCCCTGGTGGGCGCGGTGGCGGACGCGTATTTCGCCCAGCGGCTGGCGCAGGAGCAGCTCCGGCTCACCGGGCGCACTCTCGCCGACTGGCGGCAGTCCCTGGAACTGGCGCGGCTGTGGCGGCAGGCTGGGCAGAGCAGCGGGCTGGACGTGGTGCAGGCCGAAGGGCAGGTCGCCTCCGCGGAGGCCGACCTGGAGGCCCGCCAGCGGGCGCTCGACCAGGCGGACAACGCCCTGCGGCTGCTGCTGGGTTCCGATCCTCCGGCAGGCCTGCCTGAGCCGCTGTCGCTGGAAGCGCGGCCTGTCGCCGCACGTTTGCCGGCAGGGCTGCCCTCCGGCCTGCTGCTGGCGCGGCCGGACCTGCTGCAGGCCGAACAGGCGCTCGTCGCCGCACATGCCGATGTCGGCGCGGCGCGGGCGGCGTTCTTTCCGCGGATCGCGCTCACCGCGTCCGTCGGCCGTGCCAGCGATTCGCTGGGCGGCCTGTTCGACGCGGGCTGGGGCACCTGGCGCTTCGCGCCGCAGATCACCCAGCCGCTGTTCGACCGCGGTCGCCTGCGCGGGGAACTGCGCCTCGCCCAAGTGCGGCGCTCCGAGGCGGTGGTCCAGTACGAACGGGCGATACAGGTCGCCTTCCGCGAGGTGGCCGATGCGCTCGCGGGAGCGGCCACCTACGGCCGGCAGATCGACGCCCAGGCGCGCACCGTGGCCAGCGCCGCCCGGCGCGTGGAACTGTCGGAACTGCGCTACCGGGCGGGCACGGAAGGGCGGCTGGAACTGCTGGACGCCCGGCGCCAGCAGTACGCGGCGCAACAAGCGCTGCTGGACCTGCGCCGCGCGGAGCTCGGCAATGCGGTGGCGCTCTACAAGGCGCTGGGTGGCGGGCTGGCCGAACGCGGGCCCTGGCCCGTGGCCGCTCTGCAGCCCGGGGGCACGGCGCCCTGA